In Streptomyces thermolilacinus SPC6, a single genomic region encodes these proteins:
- the fmt gene encoding methionyl-tRNA formyltransferase has protein sequence MKLVFAGTPEVAVPALDALLASGRHEVAAVVTRPDAPAGRGRRLVASPVAERAAEAGIEVLKPAKPRDEEFLARLREIAPDCCPVVAYGALLPKVALDIPVHGWVNLHFSLLPAWRGAAPVQHALMAGDEMTGASTFQIEEGLDSGPVYGVVTEAIRPTDTSGDLLTRLAFAGAGLLAATMDGIEDGTLKAVPQPAEGVTLAPKITVEDARVDFSAPALRVDRVVRGCTPSPGAWTVFRGERLKLVQAVPVPDRTDLAPGELSAGKNNVYVGTGSHAVELVWVQAQGKKPMRAADWARGVRIAPGEHLGA, from the coding sequence GTGAAGCTCGTCTTCGCAGGCACCCCCGAGGTCGCCGTCCCCGCCCTGGACGCCCTGCTCGCCTCCGGGCGGCACGAGGTGGCGGCCGTCGTCACACGGCCGGACGCCCCGGCCGGGCGGGGGCGCCGCCTGGTCGCGAGCCCCGTCGCCGAGCGGGCCGCCGAGGCGGGCATCGAGGTGCTGAAGCCCGCGAAGCCGCGCGACGAGGAGTTCCTCGCCCGGCTCCGCGAGATCGCGCCGGACTGCTGCCCCGTCGTCGCGTACGGGGCGCTCCTGCCGAAGGTCGCGCTGGACATCCCGGTCCACGGCTGGGTGAACCTGCACTTCTCGCTGCTGCCCGCGTGGCGCGGCGCCGCGCCCGTGCAGCACGCGCTGATGGCCGGGGACGAGATGACCGGCGCGTCCACGTTCCAGATCGAGGAGGGCCTCGACTCGGGGCCCGTCTACGGCGTCGTCACGGAGGCGATCCGGCCCACCGACACGAGCGGCGACCTGCTGACCCGGCTCGCCTTCGCGGGCGCCGGGCTGCTGGCGGCCACGATGGACGGCATCGAGGACGGCACGCTCAAGGCGGTGCCGCAGCCCGCCGAGGGCGTCACCCTCGCCCCGAAGATCACCGTCGAGGACGCCCGCGTGGACTTCAGCGCGCCCGCGCTCCGTGTGGACCGGGTCGTGCGCGGTTGCACGCCCTCGCCCGGCGCGTGGACCGTGTTCCGCGGCGAGCGCCTGAAGCTGGTCCAGGCGGTGCCGGTGCCGGACCGTACGGACCTGGCGCCGGGCGAGCTGTCGGCGGGGAAGAACAACGTCTACGTCGGTACCGGCTCCCACGCGGTGGAGCTGGTGTGGGTGCAGGCCCAGGGCAAGAAGCCCATGCGCGCGGCCGACTGGGCCCGAGGCGTCCGCATCGCCCCCGGCGAGCACCTCGGCGCCTGA